Within the Erigeron canadensis isolate Cc75 chromosome 6, C_canadensis_v1, whole genome shotgun sequence genome, the region AAGGATGCAAGCGAGCCGAGTTTTTGCAGAATAACTCAGCCTTGTCCAGCTTTTTTGAGTTCGAGCTCAAAGCCTCAAGCATAAATGGTGAGATCTTATCGAGCATTTAAGTTGATTTAGGATTATTACATAGACTGAAAATTTCCAAATGATGTTGAATTGTGTTATAGTTGACTAAAGTTGGTTTTTAAGATACAGTCAAGTTTTGTGTAAATTTTACATACTTGAAATGAATTTGGTAATCaaacaaaactgttttgaaTTAAGTTTGACTGTCAAGTATAACTTTTACACCGATATTTTTGACCGGCCCTATTGCAACATTCGCCATTCCGTCACAAACCAGAATTACCAGTGAACTAAATCCATATGTTATATTACCCTTCCTTTTGCCACAATCTATAAACATccataatgataataattacaGTACCTGCATCCATGTATCTTCTATATGTCGTTCAGGTGAAGTTTCAGGGGATGAAAGTGCAGGTGGGAGTGGATGAATGAGTTTTGGAACCACTACAAGATCTCTACCCAATACCAATATTGCACCTGCGTTATTTGCAGTCCCTGCATGAAAAATTACCAAAAATTATTCCGAACACATACAGTCATCTGTCACAACCAGTATCAAGAACCCAAAAATTACCACAATAATTGGTGGCTGAGAAAAGAGTGATTAAATGTCCTTGGGCAAACCGCTCAAAGCCATCCATAACGCATTCATGTGCACGTACAATCAGTTGAAGATCATTGTTTTCGCAGAACTCCATCACGCGATCAGGCTGCATAAAGTATACACATGTCAGAAATTCTGCTCGGGTTTGGGATCTGGGCGATATGAAGCTGAACTTTAAAGTAGCTAAGAGGAAAAACACTCACCCCAAAAGTAACCAACCCAGGACCCCTGGCATTTGGTCTTAGTCCTTCCACACTATCGTTTTCTGTTGGGTCGGACCTATTCAATATAATAAGAATTAAACTTTTGACTGACAGAACAATTTGAGATATAGACGATTAACGGATTAGGAGAGCACCAACCAAAGCAAATCCATAAGAACTATTGAACCAGCTTCCATTGTAATTGGTCGTTGAAGATTTTCGATCTGCTCAATATGGTTAATTGACCTTCCAATCCCACCATGCATacagatgatttttttttcaattagaGCTGCCAATGGCAACCAATTGAATAATTTGTTTATCCGGTGCCATACCCAAATTCCATCTCTCTCCCCCTGTTTCggatataaagattaaaatttacatTGCTGAGAATGAATGATAATATAGTAACACAATGAAAGTGAAAGAAATGTGACAACATTACCATGCGCTCGATGCACTCAATTCGGAAGCCAAATAGTGCATTTATATCAGCAGCTTCATGATTCCCTCGAATTAAATGTACATTTTGTGGATACTCCACCTACAAGAAGAAATAAGTTGTATCACTAAGAATTTTGCTTCTCCAAATATAATACACAACAGCTAGAGAAACGAGCAATACCTTTAAAGCTAAAAGAAGACAAATAGTTTCCAAACTATGTTGTCCTCGATCAACATAATCTCCTAAGAAAAGATAATCGATATATCTGGTAAATATTGCATAAAATTAGCAAGAGATGGTAGGTGGATAGCTGTTGGTTACAATAAAGagtatactaataataataataataataataatatgcacGAACACTTGAccaatatataactaaataaagTTAAGTAATATGATGACTTACGCTATGTCTCCAGCCGTTGATGGGGAGCCATACTCATCAAAAAGTCGCATGAGGTCTCCAAATTGCCCATGCAAATCACCAAATATCTTTATAGGGGCCCTGAGTTGTAGAACACTAGGTTCACTTGAAAATATTCTTTCAGAACAATCACAAAGATCAGCTATCTCATTGCAATCGAGAAAGAACTGTCGACGAACAGGAGGCTTCCACCCACGAGGCTTCAATAGGTGAGTTATTACCTGAAAGAACGTAACAGAAGAGACTTTAAAAGGGTTTtacaacacaaaaacaaaacttCAAAGTAAACAGAACACGCAAAATGCACCGAACTCAACAAAAAGAAGCAGAATACCACAGATTACCGCATCATGGGTCACATATCAATACTCAATAATATTTCATAGAAATACAGGTGCACTTATACCGAACTCTATGTTGTGATTCAGTTTTATCATTAACATGCAACTTAATTCTTATTTACCTTTTTGGGCACACTGTTAATTGACATTTGTCGATCTAAAAGTTTCCTTGCTGCGGTCGCATTTTCTGGAGTTCCGTAGCTAACGCGCCTCCCTTCATTTTCAAATTGATCTATAGAAAGCTGTCTGACCATACCACCTAAAGCTCCACCAGTCTCTGCAGCTATTACTACCTGTAAATCCACGGTAATAATGTAAAAGTGATTTTTTAAAGCAAATTGCAAATTTGAGATAAGAATGCTTCTGATACTAACAGCTCGGTGATGCAATCGAACTCCAGTGGGAGCAGAGTTAATTACAGCATCAGGATCCGGTTTAATCAAAGAGGAAATTTGTTTCCCACTAGGAGTAGCCTCTGCGCCGCGATCCCTATCTGGTAGTTCGACTTCTCCATTTGACTGGCGTGCTTTCGCAGCAGCCAAGGCTGCAGTAATAGCCTCGGCTTCTGCTGCTGAAGCCTCCACCAAGTATTCAACTCCTTTGCTTAATCGCCTGCACAGTAAATAATGATCACGCTCCACATCAAATAACATACCCCCTTATAAAGGGAGCAAAACTAGCACGTTGAGGGAAAGTGGGCTGGAAACGGGTCTGGCAGGTATGGGTTAAAGGAGGTTGTTCTGGTATAGGTCAAGACAAACCAGCTTAGGTCAAGTTGGGTTGACCCACCAGCCCTTCTTTTATCCACTTATTTgacaaataaaactataaataagcaaatattttatgtatgattaaaaaacaatactaatacaataataacaaaagcCTTTATAAACAACGATATAGAAGGTTGGGTACGTTAAAAATAGAGCAGTACAAACTTTTAACCCATGAGATAAGCACAACCCAATTGACCCAACTATAAGTGAAAGGGGTGAAATTTGCTATCTGTATCATATGAatgatataaaatgaaattacaaATTGCAACCTACCGTGAGCCTTGAATCATGGCATTTTCGGTGCTGATATCTGTATACATGTCACCATTAACTGGAGGAGCTACAGGATTTCCAAGTACAACAGAACCATCAGGAGCTGCTTCAGTCTCCTGTCTTGTTCTATCATCAACAAAACCGTACGCTCCTGGTAACTTTCCTGCCTGTGCATTAGATAAAGCAGCAGCTGCTGCTGCATGTGATGCTGCAGAGGTCATTTCAGCTGCAGCAAGATCTTCAGAAACTAAAAGATCATCTAGCAACACCCCTGCAACAAGAAAATGCCATATTCTCAGCTTCCTGTCTGTGCATTACCTATGGTTGACCAATTCGCACATGGTAACTTCCAAAGTAAATCTCAGCTTGGTTTCACTGTGTGATTATGATTGGGAACAGAATCACAAATCTAACACAACTAAAGCCCAGCAGAAAGCAAGCA harbors:
- the LOC122602925 gene encoding serine/threonine-protein phosphatase BSL3-like isoform X1 yields the protein MDVDSTMVSSPDAADNGVESNGVGRPEEGVDGSRVVAEDGGEVQQTSGSVGGGPRLAPNYTVVNAILEKKEDGPGPRCGHTLTAVAAVGEEGTPSYIGPRLILFGGATALEGNSANAGTGTPTSAGGAGIRLSGATADVHCYDVLTNKWSRITPFGEPPTPRAAHVATAVGTMVVIQGGIGPAGLSAEDLHVLDLTQQRPRWHRVVVQGPGPGPRYGHVMALVGQRYLMAIGGNDGKRPLADVWALDTAAKPYEWRKLEPEGEGPPPCMYATASARSDGLLLLCGGRDANSVPLASAYGLAKHRDGRWEWAIAPGVSPSPRYQHAAVFVNARLHVSGGALGGGRMVEDSSSVAVLDTAAGVWCDTKSVVTTPRTGRYSADAAGGDAAVELTRRCRHAAAAFGDLIFIYGGLRGGVLLDDLLVSEDLAAAEMTSAASHAAAAAALSNAQAGKLPGAYGFVDDRTRQETEAAPDGSVVLGNPVAPPVNGDMYTDISTENAMIQGSRRLSKGVEYLVEASAAEAEAITAALAAAKARQSNGEVELPDRDRGAEATPSGKQISSLIKPDPDAVINSAPTGVRLHHRAVVIAAETGGALGGMVRQLSIDQFENEGRRVSYGTPENATAARKLLDRQMSINSVPKKVITHLLKPRGWKPPVRRQFFLDCNEIADLCDCSERIFSSEPSVLQLRAPIKIFGDLHGQFGDLMRLFDEYGSPSTAGDIAYIDYLFLGDYVDRGQHSLETICLLLALKVEYPQNVHLIRGNHEAADINALFGFRIECIERMGERDGIWVWHRINKLFNWLPLAALIEKKIICMHGGIGRSINHIEQIENLQRPITMEAGSIVLMDLLWSDPTENDSVEGLRPNARGPGLVTFGPDRVMEFCENNDLQLIVRAHECVMDGFERFAQGHLITLFSATNYCGTANNAGAILVLGRDLVVVPKLIHPLPPALSSPETSPERHIEDTWMQELNANRPPTPTRGRPQVTNDRGSLAWM
- the LOC122602925 gene encoding serine/threonine-protein phosphatase BSL3-like isoform X2 — encoded protein: MDVDSTMVSSPDAADNGVESNGVGRPEEGVDGSRVVAEDGGEVQQTSGSVGGGPRLAPNYTVVNAILEKKEDGPGPRCGHTLTAVAAVGEEGTPSYIGPRLILFGGATALEGNSANAGTGTPTSAGGAGIRLSGATADVHCYDVLTNKWSRITPFGEPPTPRAAHVATAVGTMVVIQGGIGPAGLSAEDLHVLDLTQQRPRWHRVVVQGPGPGPRYGHVMALVGQRYLMAIGGNDGKRPLADVWALDTAAKPYEWRKLEPEGEGPPPCMYATASARSDGLLLLCGGRDANSVPLASAYGLAKHRDGRWEWAIAPGVSPSPRYQHAAVFVNARLHVSGGALGGGRMVEDSSSVAVLDTAAGVWCDTKSVVTTPRTGRYSADAAGGDAAVELTRRCRHAAAAFGDLIFIYGGLRGGVLLDDLLVSEDLAAAEMTSAASHAAAAAALSNAQAGKLPGAYGFVDDRTRQETEAAPDGSVVLGNPVAPPVNGDMYTDISTENAMIQGSRRLSKGVEYLVEASAAEAEAITAALAAAKARQSNGEVELPDRDRGAEATPSGKQISSLIKPDPDAVINSAPTGVRLHHRAVVIAAETGGALGGMVRQLSIDQFENEGRRVSYGTPENATAARKLLDRQMSINSVPKKVITHLLKPRGWKPPVRRQFFLDCNEIADLCDCSERIFSSEPSVLQLRAPIKIFGDLHGQFGDLMRLFDEYGSPSTAGDIAYIDYLFLGDYVDRGQHSLETICLLLALKVEYPQNVHLIRGNHEAADINALFGFRIECIERMGERDGIWVWHRINKLFNWLPLAALIEKKIICMHGGIGRSINHIEQIENLQRPITMEAGSIVLMDLLWSDPTENDSVEGLRPNARGPGLVTFGPDRVMEFCENNDLQLIVRAHECVMDGFERFAQGHLITLFSATNYCGAILVLGRDLVVVPKLIHPLPPALSSPETSPERHIEDTWMQELNANRPPTPTRGRPQVTNDRGSLAWM